One genomic window of Candidatus Pseudobacter hemicellulosilyticus includes the following:
- a CDS encoding ribonuclease H-like YkuK family protein, with amino-acid sequence MEPTWKKGNGQKIHRPIADEIRSAIVREKNAGHQLKVCIGTDSQVKGAITAFATVIVFIRKGKGGFMYILEDSSRLKMSIKQRMLCEVNKSIETAYALSQLFTRYNVDLEVHADINTNPGFKSNDALKEAMGYILGMGFAFRAKPHAFASTSCANKIVH; translated from the coding sequence ATGGAACCGACATGGAAGAAAGGAAACGGTCAAAAGATCCACCGGCCCATTGCCGATGAGATCAGGAGCGCTATTGTACGCGAAAAAAATGCAGGTCATCAACTGAAGGTCTGCATTGGCACCGACAGCCAGGTCAAAGGCGCTATTACCGCTTTTGCCACGGTAATTGTCTTCATCCGGAAAGGTAAAGGCGGCTTCATGTATATTCTTGAAGACAGTTCCCGCCTGAAGATGAGTATCAAACAAAGGATGTTGTGCGAAGTAAACAAGAGCATTGAAACAGCCTATGCGCTGAGCCAGCTGTTCACCAGGTATAATGTTGACCTGGAAGTACACGCGGATATCAACACCAATCCGGGTTTTAAAAGCAATGATGCATTGAAGGAGGCCATGGGGTATATCCTGGGCATGGGTTTCGCTTTCAGGGCCAAGCCTCATGCGTTTGCCAGCACCAGCTGCGCCAATAAGATCGTTCATTGA